A single Rattus norvegicus strain BN/NHsdMcwi chromosome 5, GRCr8, whole genome shotgun sequence DNA region contains:
- the Tex38 gene encoding testis-expressed protein 38 isoform X1: MDTSKVWISLCVGFLGLCSVLIGSCIIFLHWKKNLQREERAQQWVEVMRAATFTYSPLLYWINKRRYHGMNVVINTGPPPAVTTTEPEVQNPESLWELDISEGRNYALQDSSPGGEASGLLQHVLAVPKQPLSSTMPQPRTDSPFPLPIFQEVPFALSLCHLPPMLNHSVSYPLANSPERNVHFRSLPTLAHGTNCFNAKPFASEL; encoded by the exons ATGGACACCTCCAAGG TGTGGATCTCCTTGTGTGTTGGATTCCTGGGGCTGTGTTCTGTGCTAATAGGAAGCTGCATAATCTTTCTGCACTGGAAGAAGAACTTGCAAAGAGAAGAACGTGCCCAGCAGTGGGTGGAAGTGATGAGAGCTGCCACATTCACCTACAGCCCACTGTTGTACTGGATAAACAAGCGGCGTTACCATGGCATGAATGTAGTCATTAACACAGGCCCTCCCCCTGCTGTCACCACGACTGAGCCGGAAGTTCAGAATCCAGAATCTTTGTGGGAGTTGGATATCTCGGAAGGCAGGAACTACGCTCTACAAGACAGCAGTCCCGGAGGTGAAGCCTCTGGTCTCTTGCAACATGTTTTGGCGGTTCCAAAGCAGCCCCTGTCTTCAACAATGCCACAGCCTCGGACTGACTCCCCATTCCCACTCCCCATCTTTCAGGAGGTGCCCTTTGCCCTATCTCTCTGCCACCTGCCTCCCATGTTGAATCACTCTGTCTCCTACCCTTTGGCCAACAGTCCTGAAAGGAATGTTCATTTCCGTTCCCTCCCAACACTAGCCCATGGAACAAACTGCTTTAATGCCAAGCCTTTTGCTTCAGAGCTGTAG
- the Tex38 gene encoding testis-expressed protein 38 produces MWISLCVGFLGLCSVLIGSCIIFLHWKKNLQREERAQQWVEVMRAATFTYSPLLYWINKRRYHGMNVVINTGPPPAVTTTEPEVQNPESLWELDISEGRNYALQDSSPGGEASGLLQHVLAVPKQPLSSTMPQPRTDSPFPLPIFQEVPFALSLCHLPPMLNHSVSYPLANSPERNVHFRSLPTLAHGTNCFNAKPFASEL; encoded by the exons A TGTGGATCTCCTTGTGTGTTGGATTCCTGGGGCTGTGTTCTGTGCTAATAGGAAGCTGCATAATCTTTCTGCACTGGAAGAAGAACTTGCAAAGAGAAGAACGTGCCCAGCAGTGGGTGGAAGTGATGAGAGCTGCCACATTCACCTACAGCCCACTGTTGTACTGGATAAACAAGCGGCGTTACCATGGCATGAATGTAGTCATTAACACAGGCCCTCCCCCTGCTGTCACCACGACTGAGCCGGAAGTTCAGAATCCAGAATCTTTGTGGGAGTTGGATATCTCGGAAGGCAGGAACTACGCTCTACAAGACAGCAGTCCCGGAGGTGAAGCCTCTGGTCTCTTGCAACATGTTTTGGCGGTTCCAAAGCAGCCCCTGTCTTCAACAATGCCACAGCCTCGGACTGACTCCCCATTCCCACTCCCCATCTTTCAGGAGGTGCCCTTTGCCCTATCTCTCTGCCACCTGCCTCCCATGTTGAATCACTCTGTCTCCTACCCTTTGGCCAACAGTCCTGAAAGGAATGTTCATTTCCGTTCCCTCCCAACACTAGCCCATGGAACAAACTGCTTTAATGCCAAGCCTTTTGCTTCAGAGCTGTAG